In Saccharicrinis fermentans DSM 9555 = JCM 21142, a genomic segment contains:
- a CDS encoding energy transducer TonB produces the protein MEVKKSPKADLETKKPVFMQIGLVVVLAIVLIAFEWSTTDVDASQFNMMDEVEAEEEIVPITRQEEVKPPPPPPPPKVTDVLNIVDDDVEIDEELDIEDTEIDEDTEVEFDITLEEEETDDAPVFFIVEEMPQFPGGDTELRKYIAQSVKYPVIAQENGIQGRVYVQFVVGTDGGVTQVKVARGVDPNLDKEAIRVVESMPKWKPGKQRGKAVKVSYTVPINFVLQ, from the coding sequence ATGGAAGTAAAAAAGTCGCCAAAAGCAGATCTTGAAACCAAAAAGCCGGTTTTCATGCAGATCGGTTTGGTAGTGGTTTTGGCTATTGTCCTGATTGCCTTTGAGTGGTCAACCACCGATGTGGATGCCAGTCAGTTTAATATGATGGACGAAGTTGAAGCGGAGGAGGAAATTGTTCCTATTACCAGACAAGAGGAAGTTAAACCACCACCACCACCACCACCACCAAAGGTTACAGATGTATTGAACATCGTGGATGATGATGTTGAGATTGATGAAGAGCTTGACATTGAGGATACTGAGATTGATGAAGATACCGAGGTGGAATTTGACATCACTCTTGAAGAAGAGGAGACTGATGATGCACCAGTATTCTTTATTGTGGAAGAAATGCCGCAATTTCCTGGAGGTGACACTGAGCTAAGGAAGTACATTGCTCAGTCGGTTAAATATCCTGTTATTGCTCAAGAGAACGGTATTCAAGGACGTGTGTATGTTCAGTTTGTTGTGGGTACTGACGGTGGTGTTACCCAAGTGAAAGTAGCACGTGGTGTTGATCCAAATCTGGATAAAGAAGCTATACGTGTGGTGGAGTCCATGCCTAAATGGAAACCAGGAAAACAACGAGGTAAAGCGGTAAAAGTATCTTATACTGTACCTATCAATTTCGTATTGCAATAG
- the hflX gene encoding GTPase HflX — MGEQISTHQELEKVILVGLRTPGITEALLTEYLDELAFLAETAGGIPVKRYTQSLPMPDNKTFVGRGKLEEVLEGVKVYEADCVIFDDELSPSQLRNLESILKIRILDRTNLILDIFAKNAKTAAAKTQVELAQYQYLLPRLTRMWTHLQRQRGGMGMRGPGEKEIETDRRIIRDKIAKLKLDLVKIDKQKSTQRKNRGKMVRVALVGYTNVGKSTLMNTISKSTVLAENKLFATLDTTVRKVVVGNLPFLVADTVGFIRKLPHHLVDSFKSTLDEVREADILVHVVDISHAGFEQQVDIVNQTLQELDKTEKKMIMVFNKMDAFTYTPKDDDDLTPMAQENYSLEDLKKSWMAKGLDTVFISAKNKENLNEFKELIYNEVRKIHTARFPYNDFLYPNISFDDLEMEDGGES; from the coding sequence ATGGGAGAACAGATATCTACACATCAGGAATTGGAAAAAGTTATATTGGTTGGACTCAGAACGCCAGGTATTACTGAAGCGCTCTTGACCGAATATTTGGATGAATTGGCCTTTCTGGCTGAGACAGCCGGTGGAATACCGGTGAAGAGATATACGCAAAGTCTGCCAATGCCCGATAATAAAACCTTTGTAGGAAGAGGTAAGTTGGAGGAAGTGCTGGAAGGTGTTAAAGTATATGAGGCAGACTGTGTTATTTTTGATGACGAATTGAGTCCGTCTCAGCTAAGGAACCTGGAAAGTATATTGAAGATTAGAATTCTGGATAGGACGAATCTGATTCTGGACATTTTTGCCAAGAACGCTAAGACTGCGGCCGCTAAGACGCAGGTTGAGCTGGCCCAGTATCAATACCTATTGCCAAGGCTTACCAGAATGTGGACCCACCTTCAGCGGCAACGTGGTGGTATGGGGATGCGTGGCCCCGGAGAAAAAGAGATTGAAACTGACCGTAGGATTATACGCGATAAGATAGCAAAGCTTAAGCTGGATTTGGTAAAGATAGATAAGCAAAAGTCCACACAACGAAAAAATAGAGGTAAAATGGTGCGTGTGGCTTTGGTGGGATATACCAACGTGGGAAAGTCTACCCTGATGAATACCATTAGTAAATCGACTGTGTTGGCCGAAAATAAGTTGTTTGCCACACTGGATACCACAGTGCGTAAAGTGGTGGTGGGGAACCTTCCTTTTCTGGTGGCAGATACTGTGGGTTTTATTCGTAAGTTACCTCACCATTTGGTTGATTCATTTAAGTCTACTCTGGACGAGGTGAGAGAAGCTGATATCCTAGTGCATGTGGTAGATATCTCTCACGCAGGGTTTGAGCAGCAGGTGGATATTGTTAATCAGACTTTACAGGAATTGGATAAGACCGAGAAAAAGATGATAATGGTCTTTAATAAAATGGATGCCTTTACGTATACGCCTAAGGATGATGACGACCTTACACCTATGGCTCAGGAAAATTATTCTTTGGAAGATCTGAAGAAGAGTTGGATGGCCAAAGGACTGGATACGGTATTTATTTCTGCCAAAAACAAAGAGAATTTAAATGAATTTAAGGAATTGATATATAATGAGGTAAGAAAAATTCATACAGCGCGTTTTCCGTATAATGATTTTCTTTATCCCAACATTAGCTTCGATGACTTAGAGATGGAAGATGGCGGGGAATCCTAG
- a CDS encoding integrase: MFPSKKQSDMICNIVSQVKKQNPEITDSRQIRTSVIMNWLKSHNIRQVQYMAGHKSIRSTEQYRQQDLCDLVKQLEMFHPLK, encoded by the coding sequence ATGTTCCCAAGTAAAAAGCAAAGTGATATGATTTGCAATATCGTTAGCCAGGTTAAAAAACAAAACCCTGAAATTACTGACAGCCGACAAATTCGCACCAGCGTTATTATGAACTGGCTAAAATCACACAATATCCGACAAGTACAGTACATGGCAGGTCATAAAAGCATCAGGAGTACCGAACAATACAGACAACAAGATTTATGCGATTTAGTAAAACAACTTGAAATGTTCCATCCCTTAAAATAA